The following proteins are encoded in a genomic region of Glycine soja cultivar W05 chromosome 17, ASM419377v2, whole genome shotgun sequence:
- the LOC114393405 gene encoding uncharacterized protein LOC114393405, translated as MARATLLHLLRSQSLRHVSKNAPSAYRCFGSSTCQRPISPNPSFKTSSHLAIFQRRWASQIPTTEEDDKISIGPRSGGQPGEGDKETGVVYYGPISNTIKKVKLLSLSTCCLSVSLGPVITFMTSPDMNVILKGAVASSVIFLSATTTAALHWFVSPYVHKLRWQPGSDSFEVEMLSWLATYIPKTIKFSDIRPPQTNRPFVTFKANGNFYFVDAEHCHNKALLARLTPKEVSNESPFKNL; from the coding sequence CATATCGTTGTTTTGGGTCCTCTACCTGTCAACGACCCATTAGCCCCAATCCATCATTCAAAACTTCCTCCCATCTTGCTATTTTCCAAAGAAGATGGGCATCACAAATCCCAACTACAGAGGAAGACGACAAGATTAGCATCGGACCTCGTAGTGGAGGACAACCAGGGGAGGGTGACAAGGAAACTGGAGTCGTTTATTATGGCCCGATCTCAAACACCATAAAGAAAGTAAAACTTCTGTCTCTCTCAACTTGTTGCCTTTCGGTATCTCTTGGTCCGGTCATAACCTTCATGACATCCCCCGATATGAATGTCATCCTGAAAGGTGCAGTAGCATCTTCTGTGATATTCTTGAGTGCTACTACCACCGCTGCCCTCCATTGGTTTGTTAGCCCGTATGTTCACAAGCTCAGGTGGCAGCCAGGTTCGGACAGCTTTGAGGTGGAGATGCTGTCCTGGCTGGCAACTTACATTCCAAAGACTATCAAGTTTTCTGATATTCGACCACCGCAAACCAATAGGCCTTTTGTGACATTTAAGGCCAATGGGAATTTTTACTTCGTGGATGCAGAGCACTGTCACAATAAGGCACTTCTGGCTAGACTGACCCCAAAAGAAGTGAGTAATGAGTCTCCTTTCAAGAACTTGTGA